A genomic stretch from Candidatus Omnitrophota bacterium includes:
- a CDS encoding type III pantothenate kinase, translating to MNNIMLAADIGNTNITVGLFKGAKLVRKIKVPTNSYYLHGRHLSGICNLAGLKHGDALNIVISSVVPLALSRLIAALNKVVKCNISVIGRDKIVPIRNLYRIKSEVGQDRLVNAFAAKTLYGKPAVIIDFGTAITFDVVSTRGDYLGGLIFPGIEMSLSSLHKKTALLPNIKLKPALSIIGRDTVNSMRGGILFGLGAMCDALAAKYRKMLGKRTRIIATGGNASLIKRYSKSIQIVDEDLTLNGLRLISEL from the coding sequence ATGAATAATATTATGCTTGCAGCAGACATAGGTAACACGAATATCACAGTCGGCCTTTTTAAAGGCGCCAAGCTCGTAAGGAAGATTAAGGTGCCCACCAACTCATACTATCTCCACGGAAGACACTTAAGCGGTATTTGTAATCTTGCCGGCCTTAAGCACGGCGATGCGCTGAATATCGTTATTTCAAGCGTTGTGCCGCTCGCTCTTTCCAGGCTTATCGCGGCGCTTAACAAGGTTGTGAAATGTAATATTTCGGTAATCGGCCGGGATAAGATTGTGCCGATCAGGAATCTTTATAGAATCAAAAGCGAAGTAGGCCAGGACAGGCTGGTAAACGCGTTTGCGGCGAAGACTTTATACGGTAAGCCGGCAGTCATAATCGATTTCGGAACTGCGATAACATTCGATGTAGTCTCCACAAGAGGGGATTATCTCGGCGGCTTGATATTTCCGGGCATCGAGATGTCCCTGTCAAGTTTGCATAAGAAGACAGCGCTCTTGCCCAATATTAAATTAAAACCTGCCTTATCCATCATCGGTCGTGACACAGTAAACAGTATGCGCGGCGGCATATTGTTCGGGCTCGGGGCTATGTGTGACGCTTTAGCCGCAAAATACAGAAAGATGTTAGGTAAGAGGACCAGGATCATCGCTACAGGCGGTAATGCCTCACTCATAAAGCGCTACTCGAAATCCATCCAGATAGTTGACGAAGACCTCACCCTTAACGGCCTTAGGCTTATAAGCGAATTGTAG
- a CDS encoding biotin--[acetyl-CoA-carboxylase] ligase gives MQSDNKMLDLLRDSDGSYVSGEELCKMAGISRAGIWKRIEKLREEGYEIEALPHLGYRLIGIPDALLPDEIKLNLKTRYLGKEIISYKKVDSTNTSAYELAEHGLTEGAVIFADEQARGKGRHGRTWQSVPGCGIYMSCVLRPHMAPNEIPKITLVAAVAVAKAIRGYTGLNAVIKWPNDILINGKKVCGILTEMKAEQDMIDFIILGIGVNVNTKAKDLPKGASSLKEELHHIKDGENISRVELAKKMLETLEEYYNTLKKKGSGSIIEEWKEYSVMLGSRVKVALPNRTFEADVYNIDPDGALVVRLDSGVLEKISSGDVVMVR, from the coding sequence ATGCAATCTGATAATAAGATGCTGGATCTACTAAGAGATAGCGACGGTTCGTATGTATCCGGCGAAGAGTTGTGTAAGATGGCCGGCATATCGAGAGCCGGCATTTGGAAGCGGATCGAAAAACTTAGAGAAGAGGGGTATGAGATAGAGGCTCTGCCTCATCTCGGATACCGCCTGATCGGGATACCGGATGCCCTATTGCCGGATGAAATAAAATTGAATCTCAAGACAAGATACTTAGGCAAAGAAATAATATCGTATAAAAAAGTCGATTCTACGAATACATCCGCATATGAATTAGCCGAGCACGGCCTGACGGAAGGCGCGGTTATATTTGCCGACGAGCAGGCCAGAGGCAAGGGCAGGCACGGAAGGACCTGGCAGTCTGTGCCCGGATGCGGAATCTACATGTCATGCGTGTTAAGGCCGCATATGGCGCCGAATGAGATCCCGAAGATAACCCTTGTCGCGGCCGTCGCCGTGGCGAAAGCTATTAGAGGCTATACTGGCCTCAACGCGGTGATAAAATGGCCTAACGATATATTGATAAACGGCAAAAAGGTTTGCGGCATACTCACGGAAATGAAGGCCGAGCAGGATATGATCGATTTTATAATACTTGGAATAGGCGTAAACGTAAATACAAAAGCTAAAGACCTTCCGAAGGGGGCATCTTCCTTAAAAGAAGAATTGCACCATATAAAGGATGGAGAAAATATTTCGAGGGTTGAGCTTGCGAAGAAAATGCTGGAGACGCTCGAAGAATATTATAATACTTTGAAGAAAAAAGGATCCGGCTCTATAATAGAGGAGTGGAAAGAGTACTCTGTAATGCTGGGCTCAAGAGTTAAGGTAGCCCTGCCTAATAGGACGTTTGAGGCCGATGTCTATAACATAGACCCGGATGGCGCGCTTGTGGTGAGGCTCGATTCGGGTGTCCTCGAAAAGATATCGTCCGGTGACGTGGTGATGGTGCGATGA
- the uvrB gene encoding excinuclease ABC subunit UvrB: protein MAKFKLVSGFKPAGDQPQAIEKLTEGILKAHKYQTLLGITGSGKTFTMANVIAALGKPALVISHNKTLAAQLYSEFKEFFPENAVEYFVSYYDYYQPEAYIPHSDIYIEKDSSINEDIDRLRLSATSSLMSREDVVIVASVSCIYGLGSPAEYGEMLVFLNEGDQISRDEVLKRLISIHYERNDYDFKRSTFRVRGDTVEIYPAYTSTAYRVEQFGDKIERIYEIDPLTGNVITNVKKIGIYPAKHFVTTPERIERSIKSIEKELAERLAELKSQNKLVAAERLESRTHYDIEMMREIGYCNGIENYSRHLSERPAGSRPWCLIDYFPKDFLVFVDESHVTIPQVRGMYNGDRARKETLVEYGFRLPSALDNRPLRFDEFEKILPGMIFVSATPSDYEMEKSGNRIIEQIIRPTGLIDPPIDVRPTKNQIDDLINEIKTRAERKERVLVTTITKRLSEDIAEYLTGFNLRVKYLHSEIGAIERAEILRDLRLNKFDCLVGINLLREGLDLPEVSLVAILDADKEGFLRSETSLIQVAGRAARHLNGQVIMYADTVTKSMKKAIDESVRRRKIQIAFNKANNIEPRSIEKAIRDGIESYKKAREIIAGVVEETEDQYDVTTLVAELQRDMELAARNLQFEKAAALRDQIKELKEKYAI from the coding sequence ATGGCAAAATTCAAACTGGTGTCCGGGTTTAAGCCCGCAGGCGATCAGCCGCAGGCCATAGAAAAACTCACCGAAGGCATTCTTAAAGCCCATAAGTACCAAACCCTTCTAGGTATTACGGGATCCGGCAAGACATTCACGATGGCCAATGTGATCGCCGCATTGGGAAAGCCTGCGCTTGTCATCTCGCATAATAAGACGCTTGCCGCCCAGCTTTACAGCGAGTTCAAAGAATTCTTTCCGGAGAATGCCGTAGAGTATTTCGTCAGCTATTACGATTATTATCAGCCTGAAGCCTACATTCCGCATTCGGATATTTACATCGAGAAGGACTCATCGATAAACGAAGATATAGACCGGCTCAGGTTATCGGCCACAAGCTCTTTGATGTCACGGGAGGATGTAGTGATCGTGGCGAGCGTCTCATGTATATACGGCCTCGGCTCGCCAGCGGAATATGGAGAGATGCTGGTCTTCCTGAACGAAGGCGATCAGATATCAAGGGACGAGGTGCTCAAGCGCCTTATCTCCATCCATTATGAACGTAATGATTACGACTTCAAGCGTTCCACGTTCAGAGTCAGGGGTGATACCGTCGAAATATATCCGGCATATACCAGTACCGCATATAGGGTGGAGCAATTCGGAGATAAGATAGAGCGGATATACGAGATCGATCCCCTGACCGGAAACGTCATAACAAACGTAAAGAAGATCGGTATCTATCCGGCAAAGCATTTTGTGACGACGCCCGAAAGAATAGAGAGATCGATAAAATCTATCGAGAAGGAGCTTGCGGAGAGGCTTGCCGAGCTTAAATCCCAGAATAAGCTTGTGGCCGCCGAAAGGCTGGAGTCCAGAACACATTACGATATTGAAATGATGCGCGAGATAGGTTATTGCAACGGCATAGAGAATTATTCCCGGCATCTATCGGAAAGGCCGGCGGGCTCCCGGCCGTGGTGCCTTATAGACTATTTCCCGAAGGATTTTCTGGTATTTGTCGATGAATCACACGTCACGATCCCGCAGGTGCGGGGAATGTATAACGGTGACAGGGCCAGGAAAGAGACTCTTGTCGAATACGGTTTCAGGCTGCCCTCCGCGCTTGACAACAGGCCTTTAAGGTTCGACGAATTTGAAAAAATTTTACCGGGAATGATATTTGTTTCCGCTACGCCTTCAGATTATGAGATGGAGAAGTCCGGCAACAGGATAATAGAACAGATAATCAGGCCCACGGGCCTTATCGACCCACCGATAGACGTGAGGCCAACAAAGAACCAAATAGACGACCTTATTAATGAAATAAAGACGAGGGCGGAGAGAAAAGAGAGGGTCCTTGTCACGACGATCACCAAGCGCTTATCGGAAGATATTGCGGAATATCTCACGGGATTTAATTTGAGAGTGAAGTATCTTCATTCCGAGATAGGCGCCATAGAGCGGGCCGAGATATTGCGGGATTTACGGCTTAATAAATTCGATTGCCTGGTAGGTATTAATCTCTTAAGGGAAGGGCTCGATCTGCCTGAGGTGTCACTGGTCGCCATCCTGGATGCCGATAAAGAGGGTTTCCTGAGAAGCGAGACCAGCCTCATACAAGTGGCCGGGCGCGCTGCCCGCCATCTCAACGGGCAGGTGATAATGTATGCCGATACCGTAACCAAGTCGATGAAAAAAGCTATCGACGAGTCTGTGAGACGGCGCAAGATACAGATCGCATTTAATAAAGCGAATAATATTGAGCCGCGCTCGATAGAGAAAGCGATAAGGGACGGTATAGAATCGTATAAGAAGGCACGGGAGATAATCGCGGGAGTTGTAGAAGAGACTGAGGATCAATACGATGTAACCACGCTGGTAGCGGAACTTCAGCGCGATATGGAGCTTGCCGCAAGAAATCTGCAATTCGAAAAGGCCGCGGCGCTTCGCGACCAGATAAAAGAGTTGAAAGAAAAATATGCAATCTGA